A stretch of the Mycobacterium sp. ITM-2016-00317 genome encodes the following:
- a CDS encoding enoyl-CoA hydratase/isomerase family protein, whose product MMFDTVLLDLDHDSRVATVTLNRPEALNSFNRTMCEEMRTVWQIIKADEDINAVVLRAAGERAFSAGLDVKSRYGQPDIVWNHEDPGELLSPKWQKMWKPVVCAVQGMCTAGALYFVNEADIVICAQGATFFDSHVSAGLVSALEPVGLMRRVGLGDTLRMALMGNDERVSAQTALRIGLVTEVVAEAELWDRAREIAATIADKPPTATQGTVKAIWESLDKPYRAAMDQGLIYTRLGNPIAKDELAQRPIPKTPPRIR is encoded by the coding sequence ATGATGTTCGACACCGTCCTGCTCGACCTGGACCACGACAGCCGCGTCGCCACGGTCACCCTGAACCGGCCCGAGGCGCTGAACTCCTTCAACCGCACCATGTGCGAGGAGATGCGCACGGTCTGGCAGATCATCAAAGCCGACGAGGATATCAACGCCGTCGTGCTGCGCGCCGCCGGTGAACGGGCCTTCAGCGCGGGCCTGGACGTGAAATCGCGCTACGGCCAACCTGACATCGTGTGGAACCACGAAGATCCCGGCGAACTGCTCAGCCCGAAGTGGCAGAAGATGTGGAAGCCCGTGGTGTGCGCCGTTCAGGGGATGTGCACCGCCGGGGCGCTGTACTTCGTCAACGAGGCCGACATCGTGATCTGCGCGCAGGGCGCGACGTTCTTCGACTCCCATGTCAGCGCGGGACTGGTGTCGGCCCTCGAGCCGGTCGGGTTGATGCGCCGTGTCGGTCTGGGTGACACCCTGCGAATGGCGTTGATGGGTAACGACGAACGGGTAAGCGCCCAGACCGCGCTGCGGATCGGCCTGGTCACCGAAGTGGTCGCCGAGGCCGAGCTGTGGGACCGGGCCCGCGAGATCGCCGCGACCATCGCCGACAAACCCCCCACGGCCACCCAGGGCACGGTCAAAGCCATCTGGGAATCGCTCGACAAGCCCTACCGGGCCGCCATGGACCAGGGCCTGATCTACACCCGGCTCGGCAACCCGATAGCCAAGGACGAACTGGCCCAGCGCCCCATCCCGAAGACCCCGCCCCGGATCCGGTGA
- a CDS encoding enoyl-CoA hydratase/isomerase family protein: MSSSSYDTIGYEVDGHKATITLNRPEALNALSPHMITELRAAYDEAESDDDIWLMIVTGTGRAFCTGADVKEIPDDGRVLYERPYLSTYDQWEAPQEGTPPFRRMAKPVLAAINGICCGAGLDWVTTGDIVIASDKATFFDPHVSIGLVAAREMVRLARVLPRSVALRMALTGKHERMSAERAYELGMITEVVPHDNLLARAHEIADIVNSNAPLAVRGTRLAIHKTLDLPLLEGEILAETFRERVVRTEDAQEGPRAFVEKRTPDWQCR, encoded by the coding sequence GTGAGCTCTTCCAGCTACGACACGATCGGCTACGAGGTCGACGGCCACAAGGCCACCATCACCCTGAACCGGCCCGAGGCGCTGAACGCGCTGTCGCCGCACATGATCACCGAGCTGCGCGCCGCCTACGACGAAGCCGAGAGCGACGACGACATCTGGCTGATGATCGTCACCGGCACCGGGCGGGCATTCTGCACCGGCGCCGACGTCAAGGAGATTCCCGACGACGGCAGGGTCCTCTACGAACGGCCCTACCTGTCCACCTACGACCAGTGGGAGGCGCCCCAGGAAGGCACCCCGCCATTCCGCAGGATGGCCAAGCCCGTGCTCGCCGCGATCAACGGAATCTGTTGCGGCGCCGGGCTGGACTGGGTGACCACCGGCGACATCGTGATCGCCTCCGACAAGGCCACCTTCTTCGACCCGCACGTCAGCATCGGTCTGGTCGCCGCCCGCGAGATGGTGCGGCTGGCGCGGGTGCTGCCCCGGTCGGTGGCGCTGCGGATGGCCTTGACCGGCAAGCACGAACGGATGAGCGCCGAACGCGCCTACGAACTCGGCATGATCACCGAGGTGGTTCCGCACGACAACCTGCTCGCACGCGCGCACGAGATCGCCGACATCGTGAACTCCAACGCCCCGCTGGCGGTGCGCGGCACCCGACTGGCCATTCACAAGACCCTGGATCTGCCCCTGCTGGAGGGCGAGATCCTCGCCGAGACGTTCCGCGAGCGGGTGGTGCGCACCGAGGACGCCCAGGAAGGCCCGCGCGCGTTCGTCGAGAAGCGCACCCCGGACTGGCAATGCCGATGA
- a CDS encoding enoyl-CoA hydratase-related protein, with product MPEEGAVRLARNDSVLRITLDRPERRNSLSHRMIDELVGVLTTAASDDGLRAIHLTGSGGDFCAGADWVTTNDSDRKPRPGNLVRRIPHAANRVVELLATVQLPVVCTVRGWAVGLGANLVLAADFALATPDATLWEPFVDRGFSPDSGSTWLLPRLAGVARAKRMLLLGEKVTGADAADWGLIHQSVPDAEIDSAADDLVARLASGPTVAIGLAKQAIHYGLHATLPQAMAHELSGLELSCRTADFREGLAAFRDRRAPGFEGR from the coding sequence GTGCCGGAGGAAGGCGCGGTGCGACTGGCCCGCAACGATTCCGTCCTGCGGATCACCCTGGACCGTCCGGAGCGCCGGAACTCGTTGAGCCACAGGATGATCGACGAACTCGTCGGCGTGCTGACCACTGCCGCCTCCGACGACGGGTTGCGCGCGATCCACCTGACCGGCAGCGGCGGGGACTTCTGCGCCGGCGCGGACTGGGTGACCACCAACGACAGCGACCGCAAGCCCCGGCCCGGCAACCTGGTCCGGCGCATCCCCCATGCGGCGAACCGCGTTGTGGAACTTCTCGCCACCGTTCAACTGCCGGTGGTCTGCACCGTGCGCGGCTGGGCCGTCGGCCTCGGCGCCAACCTGGTGCTGGCCGCGGACTTCGCCCTCGCCACGCCCGACGCGACCCTGTGGGAGCCGTTCGTCGACCGCGGGTTCAGTCCGGACTCCGGCTCGACCTGGCTGCTCCCCCGCCTCGCCGGGGTGGCACGCGCCAAACGCATGCTGCTCCTCGGCGAGAAGGTGACCGGTGCCGACGCGGCCGACTGGGGGCTGATCCACCAGAGCGTGCCCGACGCCGAGATCGATTCGGCGGCCGACGATCTGGTGGCCCGACTGGCCTCGGGACCCACGGTCGCGATCGGACTGGCCAAGCAGGCGATCCACTACGGCCTGCACGCGACCCTGCCCCAGGCGATGGCCCACGAACTGTCCGGATTGGAATTGTCTTGCAGGACCGCTGATTTCAGGGAGGGTCTGGCGGCCTTCCGGGACCGTCGCGCCCCCGGCTTCGAAGGTAGATGA